The following nucleotide sequence is from Melioribacteraceae bacterium.
AGCCGATGAATTTGATAGAACATTTTTAAAATTGACACCAAGTATTGCAGCAATTACAACATTAGAAAAAGAGCATCTTGATACTTACAAAGATTTGGATGACATAAAATCGGCATTTGTTCAGTTTGCAAACAAAGTTCCATTCTTTGGTTTTGTTGTTTTATGCATGGATGAACCGGCGCTTCAAGATATTATTCCGTTAATAAACAAAAAAGTATTTACATACGGCTTGACTTCCCAAGCTGATATCAGAGCAATCGATATTAAACACGAGCATTACACAAGTAGTTATACCGTAATTTATAAAGGTGAAGAACTTGGTAGAATTACTTTGCAAATGCCCGGTGTTCACTTTGTGAAAAATTCACTTGTTGCTGTATGTATTGCTAAAGAAATGGGAATCGATTTTACAACAATTAAAAAAGCTTTAGAATCATTCACCGGTGTTTACAGACGATTTGAAACTAAATACAGCAACGATATTCTTGTAATTGATGACTATGCACATCATCCGACTGAAACAAACGCAACTTTATCCGGAATTAGAGCTGGATGGAAAAATAGACTTGTCGTTGTTTTTCAACCGCATCTTTATTCAAGAACGAGAGATTTCTATGCGGAATTTGGTAGATCATTCCTGAATACAGATGTTTTCATTTGTACTGATGTTTACCCTGCAAGGGAAAAACCAATTGATGGAATTTCTGGTGAATTAATTGCTAACACAGCAAAAGATTTTGGACATAAGCATGTAATCTATGAATCGGATAAAAATAAAATACCCGATCTTTTAATGAAGCTCCATAAGAAGAATGACATAATTGTAACAATGGGTGCCGGTGATATTTGGAAATTCGGTGAAAAATTTGTCGAAATGTTAAAAAATAAATAAATGAAAAATCTCAGCGGAAAAATAGCGACGATCGTATTAATCTTCTTAATCGGAATGGTTATTTATTTATCGTTTGGGGTTGAACGAAACGATAAGATTAATATTTCTGTGATTGAGATTAACGGAAATTTTCATCTTCCGAAAAATTCCTACTTCGAGTATGCTAATCTGCATGAGAAAACTGATTATCATTTACTATCACTTCAATTAATAAGAGATAGATTTCAAAAACATCCATATATAAAGCAAGTTAACGTTGAATATACAGGAGATGGAAAAGTTGTTGTTCGTATCAAAGAAAAAGAGTTAAAAGCATTGTTAATAACTAACAACAATAGATACTTAATGTCCGGTGATATGGAAATAATTCCGGTATTAAAAAATTCGCAGAATATAAATTATCCGGTTATTCAAATTGCATCGGATGATAAAAGCATCTCCCACTTTAAGATAGTAAGAGATAATTACGAACTAAAAACATCATTCAAAATATTAACGGCTGCAAAACTGTTAAATCCAAGTTTGTATGATAACCTTTCCGAAATTGATTTTAGAAATGGTAAAAACGCAGTAATACATTTTTCATCGGTTGATTATCCGGTTATACTCGGTGCAAAAGATGAAATAAAGAAAATGGTTGTCTTCGAAAAACTTTGGGAAAGTATTGGAACTGTTCAGGCAAACAAGTTACTCGAATATGTCGATCTCCGATTTACTGATAAAGTTTATCTTGGTCTCATCGGAGAAAATTTACAAGTAGAGGAAACTCAAACATGAAAAAAAATATTATAGCCGGATTAGATTTAGGTACGACGAAAGTATGTGCTGTTATCGCAGAGCAGATGGATAACAAACTGAATATCCTTGGCTTCGGTGTTGCTCCTTCTGAAGGTCTTAATCGTGGATTAGTTGCGAACATTGCTAAAACTGCAGAAGCAATTAAAGAAGCAATGGAAATAGCTTCTAACCGTGCGGGTTTCGAAGTTAGAAATCTAAATGTTGGTGTCGCCGGTGAACATATCACTAGCCTTCGTCATAGAAATTATGTTACCATAAGTAATCCGGATAAAGAAATTACGCAAGGTGATCTTGATAGATTACGAGCCGATGTTAAAACAATTAGAATTCCTTCGGATCGACAAATCCTTCACATAATTCCGGAAGAATTTTTTGTTGATTATCAAGGTGGAATAGAAGATCCAATTGGTATGTCAGGTTCAAGGTTAGAAGCTGTTAATCATGTTGTGCTGGCATCAATACCGGCAATTCAAAACATTAAAAAATCGGTTGAACGAGCCGGTTATTCGGTTTCAAATTATATACTTCAACCGATTGCATCAAGTGTTTCCGTACTTGATGAAAATGAAATGGATTTGGGAGTTACTCTTATTGACATTGGCGGTGGTACCACAGATGTCGCAATTTTTCATGATAAGAGTATTAAGCATACAAAAGTTATCGGTGTTGCCGGCAACCAAGTAACAAATGATATAAGAGAATCTTTGGGAATTGTTACATCAGAAGCTGAGAAATTGAAAAAAGAATTTGGTTACGCAACTGAAGAGGCAATAATCAAAGAAGAAGATATCTATATAAAAGGTGTTGGTGCAAGAGGTAATGTTAAAATTCCCGTAACACTCTTAACACAGGTTATACATGTAAGAATGCGTGAACTCTTCTCTATAATAGATAACGAATTAAGACAAACGGGATTCAAAAATAAAATTAAAGCCGGAATAGTTTTAACCGGCGGCGGCTCATTATTAAAAGGTTGTAAAGAATTAGCCGAAGAAGTTTTTGGTATGCCTGCAAGAATCGGAATACCTATTGAACTTGGATCTGGTTTATCAAATGAAATTGAAAGTCCTGAATTTGCAACCGTAGGTGGATTGATAAAGGGAGTTCCCGGTTCACCAGCAGAAGATACCGGAAAAACTTTCAAATTAAAAAAAGATAAAAGTACGGTCAAAATTGGAAGTTTCTTCAAACGAATACAAGAATTTTTTGATGAATTATAAAAACATAAATACCACAACAAGGAGGTAACATGAGTAAATTTGCCACCCTAGAACGCGATCATGAACTTTCCGCACGTCTTAAAGTTGTAGGCGTAGGCGGTGGCGGTTGTAACGCTATCGAAAGTATGATCAAAAGAGGATTGACAGGCGTAGAGTATGTCGCTATTAATACTGACGCACAAGTTCTCCAAAAAAATAGTGCAGATCATAAAGTTCAAGTAGGTGTTGGACTGACAAAGGGTCTTGGTGCCGGAGCTGATCCTGAAGTAGGAAAGAAAGCAACCGAAGAGGATAGAGAAAAAATTAAGGGAATTTTAAACCACAGTGATATGGTATTTGTCACTGCCGGAATGGGTGGTGGAACCGGAACCGGTGGAGCACCTATTGTTGCATCTATAGCAAAAAGTGTTGGTGCTTTAGTGATCGGAATTGTTACAAAACCATTTCGCTGGGAAGGTAAAAAGCGAATGATGAATGCCGAAGCAGGTATTCAAGAACTCAGACAATTTGTAGATAGTTTAATAGTTATCCCTAACGAAAGAATTCTAAACATTTTGGATAGTTCGGTTGGTGCGTTAACTGCATTCGATAAACCCAACGAAGTTCTTTATGAAGCTACCAGAGGTATCGCTGATATTATAACCGTACCCGGAATTATAAATGTTGATTTCGCCGATGTGCGTTCAGTAATGAATCATAGCGGCGAAGCATTGATGGGTTGCGGAATTTCTTCAGGTGAAAATCGTTCCGTTGAAGCTGCTCAAAAAGCAATTTCATCACCTCTGTTGGAAGGTATTTCAATCAAAGGTGCAAAGAATATTCTACTTAATGTAACCGGTTCAAGCAATCTAACGATGCAGGAAATCGAGGAAGGTAATAGAGTTATTTACGAAGCTGCCGGTGAAGAAGCTAACATTATATTTGGTTTAGTTAATAAAGAAGAAATGAATGAATATGTTTCGTACACTGTAATTGCAACTGGATTTTCTTCAAGAAGTGAATCTAGCGGTGTAAGTAAATTGAGAGCAGAAAAACCCGAAAAGCCGAAAGAAGAAACAGAAAGATTTCCCATCGGTGGGTTTAATCGACGAGAATTGGAAATTGAAGACGAAGAAAATTTAGATGTACCGACAATCTTCAGAGTAAAAGGATCACAGAAAAAGATGTTTGAATCTGCAGAATCCGAAATTAAAGGCGGATTCAAAATTGAACAGATGGATGCCTTCGAAAGTGAAAAAGCTGAGGAAAAGAAGAAAAAGAAAGAATTTGAAATGAGAGAGCAAGACAGTTCCTCATTTTTACGAATGATGATGGATTAAGGTTAACCCTAAATCCCTTTCTGCCAAAAGGCTGTTGACGAATCTTACCTTGTTGTGGTGACATGGTTGCAAAACAAGATATCGACACAGCCTTTTGTTTTTACCTTCGTTATTGGTTTTTATTTTAGTTTATTATTACTAATTTTACCTTCTTAATCCATTATTAAATCAGACGGAATGACAAAAAAGGTTTTTGTTTTATTTCTATTAATTTCCCTCCCAAATTTTGCTCAAGACGGTCAAAATGTTGGATGGATTACAAAATTCGGTCTTGCCGGCGGATTCAATCCTGTTTGGGTAATGCCAAATGTCGATCCTGTCAACAGCATGTTACCAAATTTTGGAGTCGATCAACTCTCTACATCAGGAATGATGGCATACGGCGGTTCAGGTTATATTTATATATTATTGGTGGAAAATTTACGAATCGGTGGAATGGGATTCGGATTAACACAATCCCGTGAAGGAAATGTAAACGGAGTAAATCGACAAGTTGATTATTCCTTATCAATGGGAGGAGTAACGATCGAATACACATTACCAATTCTTAAAACACCTGCAATATCAGTTGGGGCAATCCTAGGTTCCGGAAGTATAAATATAGATCTTTACCAAAATACTAATTCAGCAGAATGGAATGATACCTGGTCAGGTTTTGGCACTGAGACTGATACAAAAATGAATTCAATTGAAAATACATTTTATACAATTACACCAACTTTGAATATCGATTACCCGGTTACAAGATACTTAGCATTCAGAATCGGGACAGGGTATATAGTAACCTTTGCAGATGATTGGAAACTAAACAATGAATTAAAATTAAACGGAGTTCCATCAGATTTAAATGCAAATTCATTTTTTATTCAAGCAGGTGTTTACTTAGGATTTTTTGCGTTTTAAATAAAGTTATACTTTAAAAAGAATTTAAACCAAGTTCAAAAGGAATATTTTTCGATGAAAAAAGTCTTTGAAATAATTTTTGCTCTAATTTTTATATCCTCAGTCTTATTTGCTCAGGATGATGATACAGAAGAGAAAAAACCTACCGGAATGTTGGAAACTTGGTCGATGAACGATACGAAATCGATTCAAAGTTATTACCAAAATCTATTTGGATCCAAATCTTCCCAATTAACAAGTGATCTTTTTCCATCTTATGATGTTGATAAAGAAAAATTAATCGAAAAATTGAGAGAAGCGATTCCGCTTCAAGGACCAATTGATCCAGACAAGTATTTGGTTGGACCGGGTGATATTTTGGATGTTACAATTGTTGGTAATCTACCAAACTCATTTATTCTGCAAGTTTCACCGGAAGCTACAATTGTAATCCCTACAATTGGTGTGATTAATGTCAGAAACATGTATTTATCGCAAGCCAAGAAAGAGGTAGAAAAAGTTTTATCAAGCCAATTCAAGAATTCTAAAGTATCTACTACCTTAATTTCTCCTAGAATTTTTACTGTATCGGTTGGCGGGGTGGTAAATAATCCTGGTAATTTTTATGCATCTTCAGTTCAAAGAGTAGATGAGGTCATTTATTTGGCCAACCTTAAAACCAATTTAGCGCAATCTGATATTTCTCAGTTACAAACTCAAGAAAGAGAATTACTAAACAGACAAGGTGTAATTCAGTACTTCAGAAATGACGAGCTTAAAGAACAGAGACTGAAAATGTCATTGAGAAATATTAAGCTGATTAGATTAAATGGCGATACTCTTAATGTTGATTTGGTCAGATATTATGCAACAGGAGATGTAAAATATAATCCGTTTTTGCAAGACGGCGATAGAATATTCATTCCGAATGAATCTTTGCATGGTAACAGTCTAACAATAAGTGGGGAAGTAAGATTGACTGGTGAATATGAATATTCACCCCACGATTCCTTGAGCTCAATTTTTGCAATTTCCCAAGGCCCAACTGAAATCGCTGATTTGGAAAAAGTAAATCTGTATCGTACTAATTTTAATACCGGCGAAATCACAAAAATGGTGATTAATGTTACAGATATAATTAATTCTAAGAAGACTGGTATGCCTCTTCAACCGGGAGATAGAATTGTCTTCCGACCCAAATATCCTCGTGAACAAGCATTGAGTGTTACAATCAAAGGTGAAGTTGTTTCCCCTGGTGTTTATCCGATTATACGAAATCAAACCACAATTAGGGACTTGATTGAGGAAGCCGGAGGATTTACAAAACATGCATCGCTTTCGCAAGCTTCTGTTATAAGATTTGGTGAGGAAATTGACAAAGCAAAAGAGAATCCTGATTACATGCGGCTCGAAGAGATGCGTCTTGGTGCCCTCAACCAAAGAATGAGAGAATATTTTAACTATGAATATGCAATTAAACGTGGTTTTGTTGCCGTTGATTTTGTTGAACTTTTCATAAATGAAAATGAGAATTATAATATAACACTGCAGGATGGTGATGTAATAATAATACCTGAAAAGCAAAATACAGTATATGTCTTTGGACAAATTGCAAGGAGCGGATATTATAACTATGTACCCGATGCCGAGTATGATTTCTACATTAATTTAGCCGGGGGTTATGGTGAAATGGCTCAATCGGGGGATACTCGAATTATTAAAGCCGGTACAAAAAATTGGGTTGATCCAAGCGATACAAACATTGAACCCGGAGATGTGATTTATATACCTCGTGATATGGATTTTGAGGATAAAACATTTAGCTACTGGTTTTCTTGGTTTGCTGAAATAGTCGCTGTTGCTGCGGGTATAGCAACCGTTATTCTTGTCGCTCAATCGAGTTCTAGTGGAGGAGGAAACTAAAATTTATGAATAATCAAGAAACACAAATACAAGAACAAAAAATGACCGGTTCACCTTTAGTAGAATTCGTAACAACTATCGTAAGGTATAGATACTTCTTAGTAATCTTTATTTTATCGATAACTATTATTGCTACGGTGTATGCCCTGGTTGCGCCCAAATGGTACAAATCAACATCGGTAGTTTTAGCGGCAGAACAATCAAGTCTGTTAGGTAGTTTGGGAGGCTTATCATCAATAGTAAAAGGTTTTTCTGCTTCGAGCGGTTTGGCTAGTCTTACCGGGAACACAGAAACCGATAGATATTTAGCTATTTTACAAAGTAGCACGGTTTACGATAACGTTATAAAGAAATTTAATCTCCGCGAAGTTTATGAAATGGAAGATGATTATTATGAAAAGCTTGTCAAAGAATTGCAAGGAAACGTAAACATGGAAGTCGGCGATGAAGGTCAGTTGATTATCTCTGTTTATGATAAGGATAAACAACGTGCCGCTGACATGGCTAATTATTTTGTCGATCAGCTAAATGAAGTTAACACCCGGATGCATGTATTCAATGCAAAGGCAAATAGGGAGTTTATCGAAAAAAGATATTTCAAAAATTTAGCTGATATCGATTCGTTAGAGTATGCAATGAGGGATTTTCAAGAAAAATATGGTGTGATAGCGGTACCTGAACAATTAAAAACTACCGTGACTGCAATGGCTGCGATGTATGGACAGTTAGTTGAGAAACAACTGGAATTAAAAGTGTTGGAACAATCACTTAATGAAAATCATCCTTTAGTAAGTATATCAAAAGCGCAAGTAAATGAATTAGAGAAGCGAATAAACTCGATGAGTACAACCGGTAGTAAAATGACCGATGATGATGTTAATTTGTTAATACCATTTAGGCAAGCTCCGGAACTTGGCAGAAATTATTTAAAAATTTACAGGGATTTAGAAATACAATACGAAATCCTGGAATTTGTAACACCGCTTTACGAACAAGCAAAAGTTGAAGAAGTAAGAAATACTCCATCAGTCCTTGTTCTGGATTATGCAGGTCCCGCGGAAAGAAAAGCAAAACCAAAAGGGACAATTTATTTGGCGGTTTCGTTTGTCATATCCTTATTACTGGGATTGTTTATAGTGTTTTCAATTCATCTGCTCAAAAAGTTTAATAATCTTCAAGATTCCAGATCAATATATATTAAAGATTCACTCTACAATGATTATGTGAAGCTTCGTAAGTTAATTAAAAAAAGCTGAAGAGATGAGTGAAATAAGCCTATTAAAAAGGAACTCACTTTATTATTTTATCTCATCACTTGCTCGTCTTGTAGCCAATTCATTAATCTTTATTATTATAGCGAGAATTTTTGGGGCTGAAGAGTTTGGTCTCTTCTCAACGGCGCATACATTATCAACATTGTTTTTGCTGCTTGCTGATTTTGGTTTCGATATCCTTATTACTACAGAAATAGCTCGATACAGAAATGATATCAGAAAGATAGTCAGCAAATATTTTCCTATTAAATTCGTCTTTACCCTGGCAGCAGCAATCCTTTTAGCAATAACTAATCTTTTGCTGCCAATTCCGGAATCATCAAAAACATTGGTATTTATTTTTCTGTTCAATATGGTTTTTACTTCCTTACTGAATCTCTTATTTGCTTTCTTTAGAGGAATTGAGAAATTTAAGTATGAAGCAATTGTTTCATCAATAAGTAATTTTGGATTATTAACTGTTATCGGTGGCTTAGCTTATTTCCAACAAGATCTTGTCATACTTGCTGTCTCAATGGTCGCGATAAGGTTATTCAGTCTTATCGTAGCCTATACTATATTCAAAAAGAATCTCGACAAAATAGTTTTGAACTTTAACTTTGTTAGACTGAGAGTTGAATTTAAGAAGGTAATGATTTTTGGATTTCATCTTCTTTTTGGAACCCTCTTCTTCCAAATTGATTCAATTCTTATTCTAGCGATTCGAGGAGAATTTGATGCCGGACTTTATCAGGCGGTTTTCAAATTAATGATGATCTCATTAATTATTCCCGATGTTCTAGTCGGAGCACTAATGCCAACATTAACCAGGTTATACAGCAATGGTGATCAAAAATGGATGGCAATTAACAAAGTACTATTTAAATGTTTGTATCTAACTGGTCTTTTAGTAGGCTTTCTATTTTTTTCATATCCCGAATTTATCCTTGACAATATTTATAAGAAGACAGAATTTTTAGATTCAGTATTTATTTTAAAGTTAGCTGGAATTGTCGTTTTCATACGATACTTTTTCGAATCGTTTGCAGCCTCCCTTACAGTATGTGACAAACAATCTCGAAGAACGATAACCGTTATAGTGGCATCTTTTTTAAGTATCAGCTTAAATATTATTTTCTTACCTATTTATGGGATAACTGTGAGTATTGTAATTTCAATAATGGTTAATTTTATTGCTGGCGTTTTTTATTTAACATTCGTGTCTAAGTCATTTCTGTTGTGGTTCGTTGATCTTAAGTATGTATTCCCTTTGTTGTTAATCGTGTTTTTTTCTACACCATTTTTCAATGAACTAATAAATTCCGAAATAACTAGAATCATAGTCAGTGTCTTTATATTTGTTACACTGACTCTTTTTATTAATTTTAGTGGAAAAGAGAGACAACTCTTATTCGCTATAAAAGACAATATTGCTTAGAATGGATTATCCTTTAGTCTATATATTGATTCTTAATTATAATAGATATCAAGATACAATTGAGTGCGTAGATTCGATAAAAGCAGTAAATTATAAAAATTATAAATTGCTTATAGTAGATAACTCATCGACAGACAATTCATATGAAAGACTTATTAAGTATTATCCTGAATATGAAATTTTAAAAACGGATTCAAATCTGGGTTACACAGGTGGCATCAACTTTGGCTTAAATATTTTATTATCTCGCAATTCTGAATATATCTTGATACTGAATAATGATACAGTTGTCGATAAAAATTTTTTATGCGAATTGGTGAAAGGTTTTAACAAGCAAGGTAATATTGGAGCTGCCTGTGGTACAATACTCTGTGAGCATAATAGAAACGAGATTTGGTACGCTGGTGGAAAAATACACAAATATAGAGGTCTTGCTTCCCATAACTATAAGGGTGAATTTTTTTCAGGTAAATTTAAAAAACTTGGTTGTCAAAAAACTGAATTTATTACTGGATGTATGCTTTTTCTCAAAACTAGCGTACTCAGAAAAGTTGGCAATGAGGACAACAGATTTTTTATGTATTTAGACGATATAGAGTTTTCGATAAGAATTCGTAAAAATGGTTACGAATTATTTTATATACCTAATTCAATTATTTATCATAAAGTCATTGGTGAAAAAGAAAGTCCATTCAAACTTTATTATTCAGTAAGGAATAGATTGTTATTAATAAATTCATCATTTGTAAACCCTGGAAAAACAATTTCTAAAATTTATTTTATGACTGTGATCTTGCTTAAACTTTTCGTTTGGCGGTTTACAAACAAAAGATTTTTTCAATCAGCTAAAGCTGGGCTGTTTGATTATTACAAAAGGAATTTTGGTATGGGTAGGGGACTTCAATATTTAGGAAAATATTAACTTAAGATGACAATCATCAGCTTCATATCATTTACATTGCTCGTAATTTTAATTTTTACCGGTTTATTTAAAAAGAGTGATTTCTTCTCACCTGCCAGAACTTTTGGATTAGTTTGGCTTACGGCGATTGGGTTGACAGATTTGAAATTAAGTCGATTACAAGTCCAGTGGGATCTCTTCGGTTGGTTTATGCTTTTACTTGGTTTAGCTTCATTTTTATTAGGTATTTATATATGCTACACAATTTTCTGGGATAAAAAACTGCAAAGTGTCCATGAGATACGAGCAAATATTCGAAATGTTGAATTTGATGAACAACGACTCTTTAAATTAATTGTCATATACTTTATAGTATTTGCTACTAGTTTTTTATTAGAATTCCTGATTGAGGGATACATTCCAATTTTTACTCCTCAACCGGACAAAGCTAGAAAAATGTTCGGTGTTTTTGGGTTACATCTGCTTGTAAACGGAGTAAATGTAATTCTATTCTTAATTGCGCAATACTTCATTTTTATTAAAGGTGAGTATAAACGTAAAACTGTTTTAGGTGTAATTACCATTATTTCGGTCGGTAGTTTCTTAATGCTTTTACAACGATATAACTTTTTTATTCTAACGATCATGATTTTTATTTTCCTTTATTACTCCGGGAGAAATATTAGACTGAGGACCTATGTAATTATGCTGGTGATATTGGTGGGATCAGTTTTGTTAATTAGAAACTTACGAATCGCACAATTAGCTGAATTCTATTTTTATTACATGGCCGAAATGAAATTTTCCGTTGATTACGCAATTTTCTCAGAACCCTACATGTATATTGTCATGAATTTAGAAAACTTCGTGCATAATTTTAACAAGATTGAAAATCACGCTCTTGGTTTTTTTACAAGTGACTTTCTAACGGCACTTCTTGGTATGAAGCATTGGATAGCTGAATATTTTGGTTTGGAAAAATTCCCACATTTTATATCCGGTTATAACACATTCCCATTTTATTGGGCTTACTATTATGATTTTGGAATACTTGGCTTAGCAATATTGCCAGGTATACTTGGTTTTATAATATCATATACATATTATTTATTAAGGTCAAAACCTAGCGTAAAGCGGCTTGTGTTATATTCAATTGGATTTATAGTAATAGTTATTTCTTATTCTTCCGATCCGTTGACCCGTTTGGATATGATGTTCAATTTTACTTTAATATATGCTTCACAATTCTTTTTCATAAAAGTATCTGATAAAACCTAACATACGTGGAGTAGATTTGTATAGAGTTTGTGCTATTGTATTAAATTATAATGGATTTGAAGACACAATCGTATGTGTTAACTCGTTATTAAAGGCAACATATAAATACCTTGATATAGTTATTGTGGATAACGGTTCAAATAATAACTCTGTTGAAAAATTATCTCAAAAATTTCCTAAGCTGGAGATAATTGTTGCTAAAAAGAATTTAGGCTATGCTGGGGGAATGAATTTAGGCATTAGGTTCGCACTCCAAAAAAATTATGATTTTGTTCTCATATTAAATAATGATACGGAGGTAACAAATAATTTTTTAGAACCAATGCTAAAAGTATTTGAAGAAAATTCAAATATTGGAATTGCATCTCCCAAAGTTGGATTATTC
It contains:
- a CDS encoding glycosyltransferase family 2 protein is translated as MDYPLVYILILNYNRYQDTIECVDSIKAVNYKNYKLLIVDNSSTDNSYERLIKYYPEYEILKTDSNLGYTGGINFGLNILLSRNSEYILILNNDTVVDKNFLCELVKGFNKQGNIGAACGTILCEHNRNEIWYAGGKIHKYRGLASHNYKGEFFSGKFKKLGCQKTEFITGCMLFLKTSVLRKVGNEDNRFFMYLDDIEFSIRIRKNGYELFYIPNSIIYHKVIGEKESPFKLYYSVRNRLLLINSSFVNPGKTISKIYFMTVILLKLFVWRFTNKRFFQSAKAGLFDYYKRNFGMGRGLQYLGKY
- a CDS encoding O-antigen polymerase, whose amino-acid sequence is MTIISFISFTLLVILIFTGLFKKSDFFSPARTFGLVWLTAIGLTDLKLSRLQVQWDLFGWFMLLLGLASFLLGIYICYTIFWDKKLQSVHEIRANIRNVEFDEQRLFKLIVIYFIVFATSFLLEFLIEGYIPIFTPQPDKARKMFGVFGLHLLVNGVNVILFLIAQYFIFIKGEYKRKTVLGVITIISVGSFLMLLQRYNFFILTIMIFIFLYYSGRNIRLRTYVIMLVILVGSVLLIRNLRIAQLAEFYFYYMAEMKFSVDYAIFSEPYMYIVMNLENFVHNFNKIENHALGFFTSDFLTALLGMKHWIAEYFGLEKFPHFISGYNTFPFYWAYYYDFGILGLAILPGILGFIISYTYYLLRSKPSVKRLVLYSIGFIVIVISYSSDPLTRLDMMFNFTLIYASQFFFIKVSDKT